Proteins encoded in a region of the Sugiyamaella lignohabitans strain CBS 10342 chromosome B, complete sequence genome:
- the RPA135 gene encoding DNA-directed RNA polymerase I core subunit RPA135 (RNA polymerase I second largest subunit A135; GO_component: GO:0005736 - DNA-directed RNA polymerase I complex [Evidence IDA] [PMID 11486042]; GO_component: GO:0005736 - DNA-directed RNA polymerase I complex [Evidence IDA] [PMID 9837969]; GO_component: GO:0005730 - nucleolus [Evidence IEA]; GO_component: GO:0005634 - nucleus [Evidence IEA,IEA]; GO_function: GO:0003677 - DNA binding [Evidence IEA]; GO_function: GO:0003899 - DNA-directed RNA polymerase activity [Evidence IEA,IEA,IEA]; GO_function: GO:0001054 - RNA polymerase I activity [Evidence IDA] [PMID 9837969]; GO_function: GO:0046872 - metal ion binding [Evidence IEA]; GO_function: GO:0016779 - nucleotidyltransferase activity [Evidence IEA]; GO_function: GO:0032549 - ribonucleoside binding [Evidence IEA]; GO_function: GO:0016740 - transferase activity [Evidence IEA]; GO_process: GO:0042254 - ribosome biogenesis [Evidence IEA]; GO_process: GO:0006360 - transcription from RNA polymerase I promoter [Evidence IDA] [PMID 9837969]; GO_process: GO:0042790 - transcription of nuclear large rRNA transcript from RNA polymerase I promoter [Evidence IGI] [PMID 2023944]; GO_process: GO:0006351 - transcription, DNA-templated [Evidence IEA]): MGVSFHTLEREKIFRDPPTDKPSYPLLAQAIQPHVGSFNALMEGPGDGLLNLAVKDIGSKIVFDSNDPDRLGNKLSCKSMEIGYILGENTSNIL, from the coding sequence ATGGGTGTCTCTTTCCACACTCTCgagagagagaagattTTCCGAGATCCTCCAACAGATAAGCCTTCTTATCCGTTGTTGGCTCAAGCCATTCAACCTCATGTTGGCTCGTTCAATGCATTGATGGAGGGCCCAGGTGACGGCCTTTTGAACTTGGCTGTAAAAGATATTGGTTCTAAAATTGTTTTCGATAGCAATGACCCAGACAGATTGGGTAACAAATTAAGCTGTAAGTCAATGGAAATTGGGTATATTTTAGGAGAAAACACTTCTAACATATTATAG
- the RPA135 gene encoding DNA-directed RNA polymerase I core subunit RPA135 (RNA polymerase I second largest subunit A135; GO_component: GO:0005736 - DNA-directed RNA polymerase I complex [Evidence IDA] [PMID 11486042]; GO_component: GO:0005736 - DNA-directed RNA polymerase I complex [Evidence IDA] [PMID 9837969]; GO_component: GO:0005730 - nucleolus [Evidence IEA]; GO_component: GO:0005634 - nucleus [Evidence IEA,IEA]; GO_function: GO:0003677 - DNA binding [Evidence IEA]; GO_function: GO:0003899 - DNA-directed RNA polymerase activity [Evidence IEA,IEA,IEA]; GO_function: GO:0001054 - RNA polymerase I activity [Evidence IDA] [PMID 9837969]; GO_function: GO:0046872 - metal ion binding [Evidence IEA]; GO_function: GO:0016779 - nucleotidyltransferase activity [Evidence IEA]; GO_function: GO:0032549 - ribonucleoside binding [Evidence IEA]; GO_function: GO:0016740 - transferase activity [Evidence IEA]; GO_process: GO:0042254 - ribosome biogenesis [Evidence IEA]; GO_process: GO:0006360 - transcription from RNA polymerase I promoter [Evidence IDA] [PMID 9837969]; GO_process: GO:0042790 - transcription of nuclear large rRNA transcript from RNA polymerase I promoter [Evidence IGI] [PMID 2023944]; GO_process: GO:0006351 - transcription, DNA-templated [Evidence IEA]): protein MTTYRGKLILKFAYSVNDGPEEFETRDAGSIPIMLRTNRCHLEGLSPAGLVAAKEESEELGGYFIVNGIEKLIRMLIVQRRNHPMAIVRPSFVNRGAAYTQYGIQIRCVRPDQTSQTNVLHYLNDGNVTFRFSWRKNEYLIPVMMILKALVETNDREIFDGIVGQETGNSFLTDRLELLLRTYKSYNLYTKQETLAYLGDKFRVVMGATADSTDIDVGKEVLRRIVLVHLTDNKDKFRQLMFMIRKLYSLVAGECCPDNPDAAQHQEILLGGFLYGMIIKEKIDEYLQAFKAQIVSDVNRRNAVNFTDKKYIYRVFMKMNENIGQKLQYFLSTGNLVSQSGLDLQQVSGYTVVAEKINFHRFISHFRMVHRGSFFAELKTTTVRKLLPESWGFLCPVHTPDGSPCGLLNHLAHKCFVSTESLNVDHIPAVLRSLGVSSPDSLSAGPTKSCVQLDGRIIGYCSHEEAKRVSDTLRFWKVEGTHNIPVQLEIGWVPPSHGGQYPGVFLFSSQARMIRPVKYLPLEKEDWVGPFEQVYMNIAVTPEEITSNVHSHVEFSPTNIFSILANLTPFSDFNQSPRNMYQCQMGKQTMGTPGTALVHRSDNKLYHLQTGQSPIVRAGLYDEYGMDQFPNGTNAVVAVISYTGYDMDDAMILNKSALERGFGHGSVYKVEKVDLSMKRRRGEPITQHFGFGKDQWPEKWTEKLDDDGLPIIGVLLEEGDPIVAYFDEILGKTKVKLYKSSEPAYVSEVKLLGDENGDQEFQSLTVKLRVNRSPNIGDKFSSRHGQKGVCSQKWPQVDMPFSESGIQPDIIINPHAFPSRMTIGMFVESLAGKSGALHGFAQDSTPFMFSEENTAADHFGQQLLKAGYNYHGNEPMYSGVTGEELRVDIYVGVVFYQRLRHMVNDKFQVRSTGPVNKLTMQPVKGRKRHGGIRVGEMERDALIGHGTAFLLQDRLLNCSDYTQTHLCKDCGSILTTQVSVPRVGSAAVVRCRRCATKVVGRLGAGDDSTSTAWEDGLGNRFKGGNNISTVAIPFVLKYLDSELAAMGIKMRFNAGP from the coding sequence ATGACTACATATAGAGGTAAGCTGATTCTCAAGTTTGCATATTCAGTTAATGATGGCCCTGAAGAGTTCGAGACTAGGGATGCCGGTAGTATTCCAATCATGCTGAGAACAAATAGATGTCATTTGGAGGGATTATCGCCAGCAGGCTTGGTGGCTGCAAAAGAAGAATCTGAAGAACTTGGTGGTTACTTCATTGTCAATGGTATCGAAAAATTGATTCGTATGTTGATTGTTCAAAGACGTAACCATCCCATGGCTATTGTCAGACCTTCCTTTGTTAATAGAGGAGCTGCTTATACTCAATACGGTATTCAGATTCGTTGTGTTCGTCCTGACCAAACTTCTCAAACCAATGTTCTTCATTATTTGAATGATGGTAATGTTACATTCAGATTCTCTTGGAGAAAGAATGAATACTTGATCCCTGTAATGATGATTCTCAAGGCTCTTGTTGAGACCAATGACAGAGAGATTTTCGACGGAATTGTTGGTCAAGAGACTGGCAATTCCTTTTTGACTGATCGTTTGGAGTTGCTTTTAAGAACATACAAATCTTACAATTTATACACTAAGCAGGAAACCTTGGCATACCTTGGAGACAAGTTTAGAGTTGTCATGGGTGCTACCGCCGACTCAACTGATATTGATGTTGGAAAGGAGGTGTTGAGAAGAATTGTATTGGTGCATTTGACCGATAATAAGGACAAATTTAGACAGTTAATGTTTATGATCAGAAAGCTCTATTCACTTGTCGCTGGTGAATGTTGTCCAGATAATCCAGATGCTGCTCAACACCAAGAAATTTTATTGGGAGGCTTTTTGTATGGTATGATCATCAAGGAGAAAATTGACGAATATTTACAAGCATTCAAAGCCCAAATTGTTAGTGATGTTAACCGCCGTAACGCTGTCAACTTCACGGataagaaatatatttatcgaGTATTTATGAAGATGAATGAGAATATTGGCCAGAAATTACAATATTTCCTGTCTACAGGTAATTTGGTTTCCCAGTCTGGTTTGGATTTGCAGCAAGTTTCAGGTTATACCGTTGTTGCTGAAAAGATTAATTTTCATCGTTTCATTTCTCACTTTAGAATGGTGCACAGAGGTTCGTTCTTTGCTGAGCTCAAAACTACAACTGTGCGGAAGCTCTTACCTGAGAGTTGGGGATTCTTGTGTCCTGTACACACTCCAGATGGTTCTCCCTGTGGTTTACTAAACCATTTGGCTCACAAgtgttttgtttctactGAGTCGCTAAACGTCGATCACATTCCTGCTGTCCTTAGATCACTCGGAGTGAGTAGCCCTGATTCATTGTCTGCAGGTCCTACAAAGTCCTGTGTTCAATTAGATGGTCGAATTATTGGCTACTGTAGCCATGAGGAGGCTAAGCGTGTTTCCGATACTTTGAGATTTTGGAAGGTTGAAGGAACTCACAACATTCCTGTACAATTAGAAATTGGATGGGTGCCTCCATCTCACGGTGGTCAATACCCTGgtgttttcttgttttcttctcaggCTAGAATGATCCGTCCTGTCAAATATTTGCCATTGGAGAAAGAGGATTGGGTTGGACCATTTGAACAAGTTTACATGAATATTGCTGTTACACCGGAAGAGATCACCTCAAATGTTCACAGTCATGTCGAGTTCTCGCCAACTAACATATTCTCCATTTTGGCCAACTTGACTCCTTTCTCTGATTTTAATCAATCTCCTCGTAACATGTACCAATGCCAGATGGGTAAACAAACTATGGGTACGCCAGGTACCGCCTTAGTCCACAGATCGGATAACAAGCTCTATCATCTGCAGACAGGACAATCACCAATTGTTCGTGCTGGTTTGTATGATGAATATGGCATGGATCAGTTCCCTAATGGAACCAATGCCGTGGTAGCAGTTATTTCGTATACTGGTTATGATATGGATGATGCCATGATTTTAAACAAGTCAGCATTGGAACGTGGTTTTGGACACGGTTCAGTTTATAAGGTTGAAAAGGTTGATCTTAGCATGAAGAGAAGACGTGGTGAGCCAATTACCCAGCACTTTGGGTTTGGCAAAGATCAATGGCCTGAGAAGTGGACCGAGAAGCTTGATGACGATGGGTTGCCTATTATCGGTGTTCTGCtagaagaaggagatcCTATTGTTGCATATTTTGACGAAATTCTGGGTAAGACCAAAGTCAAGCTCTACAAATCATCGGAACCTGCATATGTGTCGGAAGTCAAACTTCTTGGTGATGAGAATGGTGACCAAGAGTTCCAGAGTCTTACTGTTAAGCTACGTGTTAACCGTTCCCCTAATATTGGTGATAAGTTCTCATCTCGACACGGTCAAAAGGGTGTCTGTTCCCAGAAGTGGCCTCAAGTGGACATGCCATTCAGCGAGAGTGGTATACAAcctgatattattatcaaccCACACGCTTTCCCCTCGCGTATGACAATTGGTATGTTTGTGGAGAGTTTAGCTGGAAAGTCTGGTGCCTTGCATGGATTTGCTCAAGACAGTACTCCTTTTATGTTTTCAGAGGAAAACACAGCTGCCGATCATTTCGGACAACAGTTACTCAAGGCCGGTTACAATTACCATGGAAATGAACCTATGTACTCCGGTGTTACAGGTGAAGAACTCCGTGTCGATATTTACGTTGGTGTCGTCTTCTACCAACGATTGAGACACATGGTTAATGACAAGTTCCAGGTCAGATCAACCGGTCCTGTTAACAAGTTAACAATGCAACCTGTCAAGGGAAGAAAGAGACATGGTGGTATCCGTGTGGGAGAGATGGAGCGTGATGCTCTCATTGGTCATGGTACTGCATTCCTGTTACAAGATCGTTTACTAAACTGTAGTGATTACACACAAACTCACTTGTGTAAGGACTGTGGTTCTATTTTGACTACTCAGGTTTCTGTGCCGAGAGTTGGTTCTGCGGCTGTGGTAAGATGTAGACGGTGTGCCACCAAGGTTGTTGGCCGTCTTGGTGCCGGTGATGATTCGACGTCGACTGCCTGGGAAGATGGTCTTGGAAATAGATTCAAGGGAGGAAATAATATTTCCACGGTGGCCATCCCATTTGTATTAAAATATCTTGATTCCGAGCTTGCAGCTATGGGTATCAAAATGAGATTTAATGCTGGCCCATAA
- the ORC6 gene encoding Origin recognition complex subunit 6 gives MTSKVLENALEGLLPSVYPQFPKELISLSNSLLSQSKANVSSLKPDEEIARMTLCCHLAIERLTDSFNFPPPSTKKVPVPPKVYQNLLRLFRNALPRRGSASPVKLSAPSTPTKRPSPLKRAHLPDREGSPTPQRKKLNLNEGTRSDEGEDLNDVKSNTQGKATPSPVKRRGLAKETDPTPNDLHRIADGLQISDHAKNAVAFGYKKYNNLVKDRWGLLCGLFYVVCSRAHPELLVNQRRLENNIMSYAGDYSRMNDDKMAEWIIWADKIVADQSWIRDITVSIKRRPIGDSLRRKHSSGIGNMITFGFTFTSNRRIQMFEEWKSSIMKKIEEHKRPDSSETANDK, from the coding sequence ATGACTTCCAAAGTGCTAGAAAATGCTCTAGAAGGATTGCTACCATCTGTATATCCTCAATTTCCCAAGGAACTAATAAGTCTTTCTAATTCACTGCTATCACAATCGAAGGCCAATGTTAGCTCATTAAAGCCGGACGAAGAAATAGCTCGGATGACATTATGTTGTCACCTGGCAATAGAACGATTAACAGATAGCTTCAATTTCCCACCTCCGAGCACCAAAAAAGTTCCAGTTCCTCCAAAAGTTTACCAAAATCTACTGAGATTGTTCCGCAATGCACTTCCCAGGCGAGGCTCTGCATCTCCAGTTAAATTATCGGCCCCATCCACTCCTACCAAGAGACCGTCTCCTTTAAAAAGAGCTCATTTACCCGATAGAGAAGGGTCCCCGACACCTCAGCGTAAGAAGCTAAATTTAAACGAGGGTACTAGAAGTGATGAAGGAGAGGACTTAAATGATGTGAAGAGTAATACTCAAGGCAAAGCGACACCATCTCCAGTGAAAAGACGTGGACTCGCCAAAGAAACCGATCCCACACCAAATGATTTACATAGAATTGCGGATGGTCTGCAAATCTCTGACCATGCGAAAAATGCTGTTGCTTTCGGCTATAAAAAGTATAACAATCTAGTTAAAGACAGATGGGGCTTACTCTGCGGTCTATTCTATGTAGTTTGCTCACGAGCCCACCCTGAACTACTTGTGAACCAGCGTAGATTGGAAAACAACATTATGTCATATGCTGGTGACTACAGTCGTATGAATGATGACAAGATGGCTGAATGGATTATTTGGGCTGATAAAATCGTTGCTGACCAGAGTTGGATAAGAGATATTACAGTCTCTATTAAACGGCGTCCTATTGGTGATTCGCTTAGAAGAAAGCATTCTAGTGGAATTGGAAATATGATCACTTTTGGATTTACTTTTACAAGCAACAGGAGGATACAGATGTTTGAAGAGTGGAAGTCATCAATCATGaagaaaattgaagaaCACAAAAGGCCAGATTCTTCAGAGACCGCTAACGACAAATGA
- the ATE1 gene encoding Ate1p (Arginyl-tRNA-protein transferase; catalyzes post-translational conjugation of arginine to the amino termini of acceptor proteins which are then subject to degradation via the N-end rule pathway; GO_component: GO:0005737 - cytoplasm [Evidence IEA,IEA]; GO_component: GO:0005737 - cytoplasm [Evidence IDA] [PMID 14562095]; GO_function: GO:0004057 - arginyltransferase activity [Evidence IEA,IEA]; GO_function: GO:0004057 - arginyltransferase activity [Evidence IDA,IMP] [PMID 2185248]; GO_function: GO:0016740 - transferase activity [Evidence IEA]; GO_function: GO:0016746 - transferase activity, transferring acyl groups [Evidence IEA]; GO_process: GO:0016598 - protein arginylation [Evidence IEA]; GO_process: GO:0016598 - protein arginylation [Evidence IDA,IMP] [PMID 2185248]): MAERGSNNRFRVRIEPNKYTDEKFELYKLYQTTVHNDDDQDVTKEGFKRFLCEDPFIDGNDKVGALHQLYYFDKKLIAIGVLDILPKCISSVYLIWHPDYAELGLGKLSVLREIALTLEYKISYYYMGFYIHNCQKMKYKGQYKPSFLLDPDFGSSGNDLEWYAIEEFQKKFQDKKYVTLKGFDNDNADDEITVESASNEDDDDDSLHVISASMPGTLNRIQLEKQLRHENLNLEKVPIIFKARYGSPELVVTFDDLAPQSQPVAMEILEDLASVLGVEFMKNASLVL, encoded by the coding sequence ATGGCAGAACGAGGATCAAATAATCGATTCCGAGTGCGAATTGAACCGAATAAATATACGGATGAAAAGTTCGAATTGTACAAGCTATATCAGACTACAGTTCACAACGATGACGATCAAGATGTGACTAAAGAGGGCTTCAAGCGGTTTTTATGTGAAGACCCCTTCATTGACGGCAATGATAAGGTTGGAGCATTGCACCAGctatattattttgataaaaaattaattgCCATTGGCGTACTGGATATCCTTCCGAAATGCATTTCCAGTGTATATTTAATCTGGCACCCAGACTATGCTGAACTGGGTCTGGGAAAACTGTCCGTTTTGCGAGAAATTGCCCTGACTTTAGAATACAAAATTTCATATTACTACATGGGGTTTTATATTCACAATTGtcaaaaaatgaaatacAAGGGCCAATATAAGCCTAGTTTTTTACTTGATCCCGATTTTGGATCTAGTGGTAATGATCTCGAATGGTATGCAATAGAAGAATTCCagaaaaaatttcaagataAAAAGTACGTCACTCTCAAAGGATTCGATAACGATAATGCCGATGATGAAATCACCGTTGAAAGTGCAAgtaatgaagatgacgacgacgactcGCTTCACGTAATTAGCGCTAGCATGCCTGGCACACTGAACCGAATCCAGCTTGAAAAACAATTGCGCCATGAAAACTTGAATCTCGAAAAAGTGCCAATAATATTTAAAGCTCGCTACGGGAGCCCGGAACTGGTAGTGACATTCGACGACTTGGCTCCACAATCACAGCCGGTTGCAATGGAAATTTTAGAAGACTTGGCATCCGTTCTTGGAGTGGAATTCATGAAAAATGCATCTCTTGTTTTGTAA
- the PYD3 gene encoding putative beta alanine synthase (similar to S.kluyveri pyd3 (AAK60518) beta-alanine synthase involved in pyrimidine catabolism; allele of CaO19.1369): MIIKHNRLLNNIHETAQKFGAKGVWGSDVTETGVCRLALSDEDKGVRDWFVGEVTKLGCTVKVDQIGNIFATYPGKTNGPPIAIGSHLDTQPTGGRYDGILGVLSGLEVIQTLKDNEYTPHNPICVISWTNEEGARFPMSMMASSVWAGNVELPKAYSLKSVLEPLDVTVKKELQRIGYLGAVPASYKENPLAAHFELHIEQGPILENLNKKIGVLSGVQALRWIKVTVGGRAQHTGTTPFNLRKDPLLAASKMMVVANEIAQSKGGLASVGILNLEPGSVNVIPEKVTFTLDIRHNLDDKLADIERECKQKFAKIAEEGNGTSTKESLTIEFENLYDSPAVHFNENTIASVRQAAVETVGESNLMDIVSGAGHDSCNTSRVVPTSMIFVPSKDGISHNPTEYTKPDEIADGCQVLLGAVLNYDKFLQSSSKNT; this comes from the coding sequence ATGATAATTAAGCATAACAGACttctaaataatattcatGAGACAGCTCAGAAATTCGGCGCCAAGGGAGTTTGGGGCTCTGATGTCACCGAGACTGGTGTATGCAGACTGGCTCTATCAGATGAAGATAAAGGAGTTCGAGATTGGTTCGTTGGTGAAGTGACAAAATTAGGATGTACGGTCAAAGTTGATCAGATTGGAAATATATTTGCTACATATCCTGGAAAGACTAACGGGCCGCCCATAGCCATTGGGTCACATCTCGACACTCAGCCGACAGGAGGGCGTTACGACGGAATCCTAGGAGTTCTATCAGGATTGGAGGTAATTCAAACGCTAAAAGACAATGAATATACTCCTCACAATCCAATCTGCGTCATCAGTTGGACAAACGAAGAGGGCGCTAGATTTCCCATGAGTATGATGGCATCCTCAGTCTGGGCCGGTAATGTTGAATTACCAAAGGCCTATAGCTTGAAATCAGTTTTGGAACCACTTGATGTTACTGTTAAAAAAGAGCTTCAGCGTATCGGGTATCTTGGCGCAGTGCCTGCCTCATACAAAGAAAACCCCTTAGCGGCCCATTTCGAACTCCACATTGAGCAGGGTCCGATCCTGGAAAAcctcaacaaaaaaatcgGAGTCCTATCAGGTGTACAAGCACTAAGATGGATAAAAGTTACTGTTGGTGGACGCGCCCAACATACTGGTACCACGCCTTTCAACCTGAGAAAAGATCCGCTATTGGCAGCCTCAAAAATGATGGTTGTCGCAAATGAGATTGCACAAAGCAAAGGTGGTTTGGCATCAGTTGGTATTCTTAATCTAGAGCCGGGTAGCGTGAATGTAATTCCAGAGAAAGTAACCTTCACTTTGGATATTAGACATAATCTAGACGATAAACTTGCAGACATTGAACGTGAATGCAAGCAGAAATTCGCAAAAATCGCAGAAGAGGGTAACGGTACGTCAACAAAAGAATCACTAAcaattgaatttgaaaactTGTATGATTCTCCAGCAGTGCACTTTAATGAGAATACTATCGCCTCTGTTAGGCAAGCCGCCGTGGAAACCGTCGGTGAAAGCAATCTCATGGATATTGTATCAGGGGCAGGTCATGACTCTTGTAATACTAGCAGAGTAGTTCCTACATCCATGATATTTGTACCAAGTAAAGACGGTATCAGCCACAATCCTACAGAATATACTAAACCTGATGAGATTGCTGATGGATGTCAAGTACTATTAGGTGCTGTTCTGAATTATGACAAATTCCTTCAGTCTTCTTCTAAGAATACCTGA